A single window of Nicotiana sylvestris chromosome 3, ASM39365v2, whole genome shotgun sequence DNA harbors:
- the LOC138887389 gene encoding uncharacterized protein, whose protein sequence is MEMWDAWANGREPVSAIPGFPELFPRASGTSKIPISYPNTPLGYPTISAHFAGTPSEARPQVLSSGAASNIFTAPHCSAMAQPTLPRPRFDPSSFTFQAPSFPLEPIQFTTNAYPQSPRYEFTARQERTTKIPEQEEITRKMRSMEQSLKNIQGLSGQKSVSYADLCMFPHVHLPLGFKTPKFEKYDRHGDPIAHLKRYCNQLRGAGGKEELLMAYFGESLVAIASEWYMDQDISRWHIWDDLAWDFVMQFQYNIDITPDRNSLSNLKKKSSKSF, encoded by the coding sequence atggaaatgtgggacgcctgggccaacGGAAGAGAACCAGTAAGTGCTATACCCGGATTCCCTGAGCTGtttcccagggcaagtgggacctccaaaatccccataagttatccaaatactccactgggatatcctaccatttcagctcactttgctggaacaccttctgaggctcgcccccaggtgttaagTTCAGGTgcggcttcaaacatattcactgcgcCACATTGTTCAGCTATGGCACAACCTACTCTACCCAGGCCTAGATTCGATCCatcttccttcacatttcaagcaccatctttcccacTGGAACCTATCCAGTTTACTACCAATGCTTACCCTCAGTCGCCTCGGTACGAGTTTACCGCAAGGCAAGAGAGAACCACAAAAATCCCTGAACAAGAGGAGATTACTAGAAagatgagaagcatggagcaaagtctcaaaaatatacaaggtctgagcgggcaaaagagcgtatcttacgctgacctgtgcatgttcccgcacgtacacttacccttgggtttcaaaaccccaaagtttgaaaaatatgacagGCATGGGGATCCTatagcccacctcaaaaggtactgcaaccaattgcggggagcgggcggaaaagaGGAGCTTCTCATGGCTTACTTTGGAGAGAGTTTGGTCGCtattgcttctgaatggtatatggatcaggatataTCTCGTTGGCATATCTGGGACGACCTAGCTTGGGACTTTGTCatgcagtttcaatataacatcgacattacccctgacaggaattcattgtcaaatctaaagaagaagtccTCGAAAAGCTTCTGA